GCCATTCTTCGCGGCAAGCATAAGCCTGAATATACACCACATGTTGATACTGGAGATTTCGTGATTATTATCAATGCAGAAAAAATTGAACTGACTGGTAAGAAGTTATCCCAAAAAATTTACTATCGTCACTCTGGATATCCGGGTGGTCTAAAGCAAACCACCGCTGGAAATCTGAGGAGTACAAATCCTGAGAGAATGATTGAATTAGCCGTTAAAGGCATGCTTCCAAAGAACCGCCTCGGCCGCAAGTTGGCAACAAAGCTGAATGTATATCGAGGCAGTGAACATCCACATCAAGCACAAAAACCAGAAGTTTGGGAACTTCGCGGGTAATAAGGGA
This is a stretch of genomic DNA from Microaerobacter geothermalis. It encodes these proteins:
- the rplM gene encoding 50S ribosomal protein L13; this translates as MRTTYMAKPNEVERKWYVIDAAGKTLGRLASEAAAILRGKHKPEYTPHVDTGDFVIIINAEKIELTGKKLSQKIYYRHSGYPGGLKQTTAGNLRSTNPERMIELAVKGMLPKNRLGRKLATKLNVYRGSEHPHQAQKPEVWELRG